From a region of the Anomalospiza imberbis isolate Cuckoo-Finch-1a 21T00152 chromosome 3, ASM3175350v1, whole genome shotgun sequence genome:
- the INSM1 gene encoding LOW QUALITY PROTEIN: insulinoma-associated protein 1 (The sequence of the model RefSeq protein was modified relative to this genomic sequence to represent the inferred CDS: inserted 1 base in 1 codon), which yields MAPARLKAAAAAPRAELGAXRHSRRRPGAGAKMPRGFLVKRSRRPTPVSYRARCCREADAGPPLPAGAAQPPACPAAPPPLPRDSPPPVPFGTPDAAVQALYSPTRPVSRDKYLERGFSLGSPVSAESFPAPAVPGTMDPILFAPADLKLWAAAGHAEPPGAHPGPGGVPAPPAPAAPPASGRPLPAKRPPGASEPGRQKTQSGKKTKAIRKLTFEDEVTTSPVLGLRIKEGPVEVPAKARGGCARPLGEFICQLCKEEYGDPFALAQHRCSRIVRVEYRCPECDKVFSCPANLASHRRWHKPRPPATKSGPEAGRAPAACPGPAPAEETPKEASGGSGSERDTPSPGGASEAGSEEGLFECPRCAKRFRRQAYLRKHLLGHATPASTPAPVPAPAPEPSAEELPAAECRLCPVCGETFPSKSSQERHLRLLHAAQVFPCKYCPATFYSSPGLTRHINKCHPSENRQVILLQVPLRPAC from the exons ATGGCCCCGGCCCGCTTaaaggcggcggcggccgcgccgcggGCAGAGCTAGGAG TCCGTCATAGCCGCCGCCGGCCCGGAGCCGGCGCGAAGATGCCCCGGGGCTTCCTGGTGAAGCGCAGCCGGCGGCCCACCCCCGTGTCCTACCGGGCGCGCTGCTGCCGCGAGGCCGACGCCggcccgccgctccccgccggcGCCGCCCAGCCGCCCGCCTGccccgccgctccgccgccccTACCGCGGGACTCGCCGCCGCCGGTGCCATTCGGGACGCCCGATGCCGCCGTGCAGGCGCTGTACAGCCCCACGCGGCCCGTCAGCAGGGACAAGTACCTGGAGCGCGGCTTCAGCCTGGGCTCGCCCGTCTCAGCCGAGTCCTTCCCCGCGCCGGCCGTGCCCGGCACCATGGACCCGATCCTCTTCGCCCCGGCTGACCTCAAGCTCTGGGCCGCTGCTGGCCACGCCGAGCCGCCCGGCGCCCACCCCGGCCCCGGTGGGgtccccgcgccgcccgccccggccgcgccgcctGCCTCGGGCCGCCCGCTGCCCGCCAAGCGCCCGCCGGGTGCCTCCGAACCTGGGCGGCAGAAGACCCAGTCGGGCAAGAAGACGAAGGCGATCCGCAAGCTGACCTTCGAGGACGAAGTGACCACCTcgcccgtgctggggctgcgcATCAAGGAGGGCCCGGTGGAGGTGCCGGCCAAGGCACGGGGCGGCTGCGCCCGTCCTCTGGGCGAGTtcatctgccagctctgcaAGGAGGAGTACGGGGACCCCTTCGCGCTGGCGCAGCACCGCTGCTCCCGCATCGTCCGGGTGGAGTACCGCTGCCCCGAGTGCGACAAGGTCTTTTCCTGCCCCGCCAACCTCGCCTCCCACCGCCGCTGGCACAAACCACGTCCGCCCGCCACCAAGAGCGGCCCCGAGGCAGGCCGGGCACCGGCCGCGTGCCcaggcccggccccggcggagGAGACACCGAAGGAGGCGAGCGGTGGCAGTGGCAGCGAGCGGGACACACCGAGCCCTGGCGGAGCCTCGGAGGCGGGCTCCGAGGAGGGGCTCTTCGAGTGTCCCCGCTGCGCCAAGCGGTTCCGCCGGCAAGCCTACCTGCGCAAGCACCTGTTGGGGCACGCTACACCGGCATCCACGCCAGCCCCGGTACCCGCACCAGCCCCGGAGCCCAGCGCCGAGGAGCTGCCTGCCGCCGAGTGCCGCCTCTGCCCCGTCTGCGGGGAGACCTTCCCCAGCAAGAGCAGCCAGGAGCGGCACCTGCGCCTCCTGCACGCCGCCCAGGTCTTCCCCTGCAAGTACTGCCCGGCCACCTTCTACAGCTCTCCCGGCCTCACCCGGCACATCAACAAGTGCCACCCCTCGGAGAACCGGCAGGTCATCCTGCTCCAGGTGCCGCTGCGCCCTGCCTGCTGA